A region from the Capra hircus breed San Clemente chromosome 9, ASM170441v1, whole genome shotgun sequence genome encodes:
- the TAAR8 gene encoding trace amine-associated receptor 8, which produces MATHSSILQSFPTCYESVNRSCIKSSYSPASRVILYTVFGFVSLLAIFGNFLVMISVLHFKQLHSPANFLIASLACADFLVGVTVMPFSMVRSVESCWYFGARFCALHSSCDVAFCYSSLFHLCFISIDRYIAVTDPLVYPTKFTVSVSGVCISISWILPIVYSGAVFYTGVSDDGMEELVSALNCIGGCQIVVNQEWVLISVLIFFIPSLIMVILYGKIFIVAKQQALKIENTGSKAESESYKSRVAKRERKAAKTLGVTVIAFMISWLPYTIDILIDAFMGFITPAYIYEICCWGAYYNSAMNPLIYALFYPWFRKAMKVILTGGLFNDSSSTISLFSE; this is translated from the exons atggctacccactccagtattctt CAATCTTTCCCAACCTGCTATGAGAGTGTGAACAGATCTTGTATTAAATCTTCCTACTCACCTGCATCTCGGGTGATTCTGTACACAGTGTTTGGCTTTGTGTCTTTATTGGCTATCTTTGGAAACTTCTTGGTGATgatttcagttcttcacttcaagCAGCTGCATTCGCCAGCCAATTTCTTGATCGCCTCTCTGGCCTGCGCGGACTTTCTGGTGGGAGTGACCGTGATGCCCTTCAGCATGGTCAGGTCCGTGGAGAGCTGCTGGTACTTTGGAGCCAGATTTTGTGCCCTTCACAGTTCCTGTGATGTGGCATTTTGTTACTCTTCTCTCTTCCACTTGTGCTTCATCTCCATTGACAGGTACATTGCTGTTACTGACCCCCTGGTCTATCCCACCAAGTTCACGGTGTCTGTGTCAGGGGTATgcatcagcatctcctggatTCTGCCCATTGTGTACAGTGGAGCTGTGTTCTACACAGGTGTCAGTGACGATGGGATGGAAGAATTAGTAAGTGCTCTCAATTGTATAGGCGGCTGTCAAATTGTTGTAAATCAAGAATGGGTTTTGATAAGTGTTCTGATATTTTTTATACCTTCCCTCATTATGGTAATTCTTTATGGTAAGATTTTTATTGTAGCTAAACAACAAGCtctaaaaattgaaaatactGGCAGCAAAGCAGAATCAGAGAGCTACAAATCCAGAGTggccaagagagagagaaaagcagctAAAACACTGGGGGTCACAGTAATAGCATTTATGATTTCATGGTTACCATATACAATTGATATATTAATTGATGCCTTTATGGGTTTCATAACCCCTGCCTATATTTATGAGATTTGCTGTTGGGGTGCCTATTATAACTCAGCCATGAACCCTTTGATTTATGCTTTATTTTACCCTTGGTTTAGGAAAGCCATGAAAGTCATTTTAACTGGGGGACTTTTTAATGATAGTTCATCAACCATTAGTTTATTTTCAGAATGA
- the LOC102191616 gene encoding trace amine-associated receptor 7a-like, with protein MNSSSPSIAAVQLCYEHLNGSCVKTPYSPAPRLILYTVFGFGAVLAVFGNLLVMISILHFKQLHSPTNFLIASLACADFMVGVTVMPFSIVRSVESCWYFGESYCQFHSCFDVSFCLASIYHLCFISLDRYIAISDPLVYPIRFTVSVSGMCIAFSWLFSIIYSFSLLGTGANAAGLEDLVSALTCVGGCQIAVNQSWVLVNFLLFFIPTLVMIVLYSKIFLIAEQQARKMESLNNKTGRCSESYQERVAKRGRKAARTLGVAVLAFLISWLPYFLDSIIDAFLGFITPTYIYEILVWIAYYNSAMNPLIYAFFYPWFRKAIKLIVTGKVLRANSSTVNLFSG; from the coding sequence ATGAACAGCAGCTCACCCAGCATTGCAGCTGTGCAGCTCTGCTATGAGCACCTGAACGGGTCCTGTGTGAAGACCCCCTACTCACCAGCTCCCCGCCTCATCCTGTACACAGTGTTTGGTTTTGGAGCTGTGCTGGCTGTATTTGGAAATCTCTTGGTAATGATTTCCATTCTCCACTTCAAGCAGCTGCATTCTCCAACCAATTTTTTGATTGCTTCCCTGGCTTGTGCGGACTTCATGGTGGGAGTGACTGTGATGCCCTTCAGCATAGTGAGGTCTGTGGAGAGCTGCTGGTATTTTGGGGAGAGTTACTGTCAATTTCATTCCTGTTTTGACGTGTCATTCTGTCTAGCTTCCATCTACCATTTGTGCTTTATCTCTCTGGACAGATACATTGCCATCTCTGATCCCCTGGTCTATCCAATCAGGTTCACTGTGTCGGTTTCTGGCATGTGTATTGCCTTCTCCTGGCTCTTTTcgattatttattctttttctcttcttggcaCAGGAGCAAATGCAGCTGGACTGGAGGATCTAGTAAGTGCTCTCACCTGTGTGGGAGGCTGTCAAATTGCAGTGAATCAAAGTTGGGTATTGGtgaattttctattatttttcatcCCCACCCTTGTCATGATAGTTCTGTACTCCAAGATTTTCCTCATTGCTGAACAACAGGCTAGAAAAATGGAGAGTCTGAACAACAAGACTGGGCGATGCTCAGAAAGCTACCAAGAAAGAGTGGCCAAGAGGGGGAGAAAGGCAGCAAGAACCCTGGGCGTCGCAGTGCTGGCGTTTCTCATCTCCTGGCTGCCTTACTTCCTGGATTCCATCATTGATGCCTTCCTAGGTTTCATCACTCCCACATATATTTATGAAATACTGGTTTGGATTGCTTATTATAACTCAGCTATGAACCCCTTGATTTATGCTTTCTTTTATCCTTGGTTTCGAAAAGCCATCAAACTCATTGTCACTGGCAAAGTCTTGAGAGCGAATTCCTCGACAGTAAATTTATTTTCTGGGTAA